The proteins below come from a single Malus domestica chromosome 03, GDT2T_hap1 genomic window:
- the LOC103437332 gene encoding L-ascorbate oxidase homolog, whose product MSGMIVMLLLCLSVGTISVVNCGDPTIFFTWNVTYGTLSPLGVPQQVILINGQFPGPNINSTTNNNVIVNVFNNLDEPFLITWVGVQQRKNPWQDGVPGTMCPIPPGTNYTYKFQVKDQIGSFMYYPATAMHRAAGAFGGLRINSRNLIPVPYAAPEDDYTVIIGDWYTKSHSQLRKFLDSGRSMARPDGVLINGKSAKGDGKDEPLFTMKAGKTYKYRICNVGLKNSLNFRIQGHQMKLVEMEGSHTVQNTYDSLDVHIGQCFSMLVTADKEPKDYYMVASTRFTKSVLTGKGIIRYENGNGPVSPEVPKAPVGWAWSLNQFRSFRWNLTASAARPNPQGSYHYGKINITRTIKLINSASKADGKLRYAINGISHVDPETPLKLADYYGIREKVFKFDTMKVDPQSPAEKITMEPNVLNITIKDFVEIIFENPEKSLQTWHLNGYAFFAVAVEPGKWTPEKRKNYNLLDAMSRHTIQVFPKSWAAILLTFDNAGMWNLRSEQPERRYLGQQLYVGVENIKRSLRNEYNMPDNALVCGLVKGMPMPPPYST is encoded by the exons ATGTCTGGGATGATTGTTATGCTGCTGTTATGCCTCTCAGTGGGGACAATTTCGGTAGTCAACTGTGGAGATCCTACCATTTTCTTCACATGGAATGTGACCTACGGAACCCTCTCACCCCTAGGAGTTCCCCAGCAAGTCATTCTCATAAATGGCCAATTTCCTGGACCCAACATCAACTCCACCACCAACAACAACGTTATCGTCAACGTCTTCAATAACCTTGACGAACCATTCCTCATCACATG GGTGGGTGTCCAGCAGAGGAAGAATCCATGGCAAGATGGAGTTCCTGGAACCATGTGCCCCATCCCCCCCGGTACAAACTACACCTACAAATTCCAAGTCAAGGATCAGATTGGGAGTTTCATGTACTACCCTGCAACGGCCATGCATAGGGCAGCCGGTGCCTTTGGAGGCCTCCGCATCAACAGCCGTAATTTAATTCCCGTTCCTTACGCTGCTCCGGAGGATGACTACACTGTCATAATCGGTGACTGGTACACCAAAAGCCACAGCCAACTTAGGAAATTCTTGGACAGCGGCCGTAGCATGGCCAGGCCTGACGGCGTCCTTATCAACGGCAAATCAGCAAAAGGAGATGGCAAGGACGAGCCCCTCTTCACCATGAAGGCTGGCAAGACTTACAAGTACAGGATCTGCAACGTGGGGCTCAAGAACTCCCTCAACTTTAGGATCCAAGGCCACCAAATGAAGCTTGTCGAGATGGAGGGCTCCCACACCGTCCAAAACACCTATGATTCGCTTGATGTGCATATTGGCCAATGTTTCTCTATGCTTGTCACTGCCGACAAGGAACCCAAGGACTACTACATGGTGGCTTCCACCCGATTCACCAAGAGCGTGCTCACCGGCAAAGGCATCATCAGATACGAAAATGGTAACGGACCTGTCTCCCCTGAAGTTCCCAAGGCTCCTGTGGGATGGGCCTGGTCTCTCAACCAGTTCCGTTCCTTTCGCTGGAACCTCACTGCCAGCGCAGCTAGGCCTAACCCTCAGGGATCCTACCACTATGGAAAGATTAACATCACCCGCACCATCAAGCTCATCAACTCTGCTAGCAAGGCCGACGGGAAGCTTCGCTATGCCATCAACGGAATCTCCCACGTGGACCCTGAAACCCCACTCAAGTTGGCCGACTACTATGGAATCCGTGAGAAGGTCTTCAAGTTCGACACCATGAAGGTTGATCCCCAATCACCTGCAGAAAAGATCACCATGGAACCCAATGTTCTCAATATAACCATAAAAGACTTTGTGGAGATCATCTTTGAGAACCCGGAGAAGAGCCTCCAGACTTGGCATTTGAACGGATACGCCTTTTTCGCCGTCGC CGTGGAGCCCGGGAAGTGGACCCCAGAAAAGAGGAAGAACTACAACCTTCTCGACGCCATGAGCAGGCACACCATCCAAGTGTTCCCCAAATCTTGGGCTGCCATCCTATTAACATTCGACAACGCTGGAATGTGGAATCTTAGGTCAGAGCAGCCGGAGAGGCGCTACCTAGGACAACAGCTCTACGTGGGAGTTGAAAATATTAAACGCTCCCTCAGGAACGAGTACAACATGCCAGACAACGCCCTTGTCTGTGGCCTCGTCAAGGGCATGCCTATGCCCCCGCCTTACAGCACGTAA